A region of bacterium DNA encodes the following proteins:
- a CDS encoding outer membrane lipoprotein-sorting protein: MKRIIFLTGVIAVIVVGGQMVYAAENSVLTGRDIAIAVDNRPDGDERKNNLTMTLVNKRGRKRIREIISYSKEYGRDSKSIMVFKAPADVKGTGFLQFDYDDPKKDDDKWLYMPALRKTRRISGAGKNDYFMGSDFTYDDMGNRNIDEDIFQLLKEEEREGNKCWVLQAVSKDKDYMYSKKISWINKDNLMPIYVEYYGRQGRLLKTLHILEIKQVDGFWTIMKMKMENKVRKHSTILEFSDVQYNQDLKDSLFRINTLERGRIR; the protein is encoded by the coding sequence ATGAAAAGAATAATATTTTTAACAGGAGTAATTGCAGTCATTGTGGTCGGAGGGCAGATGGTTTATGCTGCGGAAAACAGCGTGTTAACCGGGCGTGATATTGCAATTGCGGTTGACAACCGGCCGGACGGTGATGAGCGTAAAAATAATCTGACCATGACTTTGGTAAATAAAAGAGGGCGTAAGCGGATTCGGGAGATTATTTCTTATTCAAAAGAATATGGCCGGGATTCCAAAAGCATTATGGTTTTTAAAGCGCCGGCTGATGTGAAGGGAACCGGGTTTTTACAATTTGATTATGATGATCCCAAAAAAGATGATGATAAATGGCTTTATATGCCGGCTTTGCGGAAAACCAGACGTATATCAGGAGCCGGTAAAAATGATTATTTTATGGGATCGGATTTTACCTATGATGATATGGGTAATCGTAATATTGATGAAGATATCTTTCAGTTATTAAAAGAAGAAGAAAGAGAAGGAAATAAATGCTGGGTTTTGCAGGCTGTTTCAAAAGACAAGGATTATATGTATTCCAAAAAAATAAGCTGGATCAATAAGGATAATCTCATGCCAATCTATGTGGAGTACTACGGCCGCCAGGGAAGGCTTTTAAAAACACTGCATATTCTGGAAATAAAGCAGGTTGATGGCTTCTGGACTATTATGAAAATGAAGATGGAAAATAAAGTAAGAAAGCACAGCACTATTCTGGAATTTTCCGATGTGCAATATAATCAGGACTTAAAGGATTCGCTTTTCCGAATCAACACGCTGGAAAGAGGGCGCATCAGATGA
- a CDS encoding TetR/AcrR family transcriptional regulator — MQITKEAVRQNVLNAARREFSKNGFRDAKLRVIAKNAGCSLSNVYTYFKNKDMLFTEVLKPTVTKIKQALRNIQNESPPPGKLMVSYQQNSVMTEKVMKFVECYRDDLKLLAFSAEGSRLHDFKDYVIDEYTDICVAYLERLRKSESRAITTKFSKFFVHNTSAFYVNTIVEMLMHNVGYAEMQRCAEQVIKFSYYGYAALIKNQERTLKKKTNKNK; from the coding sequence GTGCAGATTACAAAAGAAGCAGTAAGGCAAAATGTCCTGAATGCGGCCAGGCGGGAGTTTAGCAAAAATGGTTTCAGAGACGCCAAGCTGCGTGTAATTGCTAAAAATGCGGGCTGTTCATTGAGTAATGTATACACATACTTTAAGAATAAAGATATGTTGTTTACGGAAGTCCTGAAGCCGACGGTCACTAAAATCAAACAGGCGTTGCGCAATATACAAAATGAGTCTCCTCCTCCGGGAAAGCTGATGGTGAGTTATCAACAGAATAGCGTAATGACGGAAAAAGTAATGAAATTCGTTGAGTGTTATCGGGATGATCTGAAGCTTTTAGCATTTAGCGCGGAAGGATCGCGGTTGCATGATTTTAAAGATTATGTAATTGATGAATATACCGATATTTGTGTTGCTTATCTGGAGCGGTTGAGGAAATCAGAAAGCCGGGCAATAACAACTAAGTTTTCAAAATTTTTCGTTCATAATACCAGCGCTTTTTATGTGAATACTATTGTAGAAATGCTGATGCATAATGTCGGTTATGCAGAGATGCAAAGGTGCGCTGAACAGGTTATTAAGTTTTCATATTATGGATATGCGGCCTTGATAAAGAATCAGGAAAGAACGTTAAAAAAGAAGACAAATAAAAACAAGTAA